GCGACCTGGTGCACGCTGGTGCCGGGGTAGAGGATCATGTCGCCGGCGGCCAGCTTGACGCGCTGCTCACCGAAGGTGTCCTGCACCACCAGCTCGCCGCCGTAATAGTCCGCGGGATCGGCCAGGAACAGGGTGCAGGAGATGTCGGTGCGCACGCGCTGCTGACCGCCCGGCAGGTAGCGCACCGCCTGGTCGACATGCGGGCCATAGGCATTGGCGCCGCCGCCGTAGCGATTGAACATCGGCGGCAGCACGCGCTTGGGCAGCGCGGCGGAGAAGAAGATCGGATGCCGCTCCAGCGCCTGCAGCACCAGCTGCTGCAGCGCCTGGGCCTCGGCACCAGCCGGGTTCAGCTGCTCGTTGTTCTTGACCCGGGCGGCTTGCGAC
This genomic stretch from Roseateles sp. DAIF2 harbors:
- a CDS encoding Fe2+-dependent dioxygenase, whose protein sequence is MLLKIEQVLTPEALARAQALLREAAWEDGRQTAGSQAARVKNNEQLNPAGAEAQALQQLVLQALERHPIFFSAALPKRVLPPMFNRYGGGANAYGPHVDQAVRYLPGGQQRVRTDISCTLFLADPADYYGGELVVQDTFGEQRVKLAAGDMILYPGTSVHQVAPVTRGARLASFFWIESMVRSDEQRRLLFEMDMSLMRLRAEHGESEATVQLTGTYHNLLRMWADT